Proteins from one Malaya genurostris strain Urasoe2022 chromosome 2, Malgen_1.1, whole genome shotgun sequence genomic window:
- the LOC131428872 gene encoding uncharacterized protein LOC131428872, which produces MSSMPLVNQIEPFIPGTIPFAQFLEQLYWVFAHHKVTSPEEQKVSFLATCSREVYSELTLLFPGKDLKTVSFKEITDALKKRYDKTESDLIQRYKFYQRVQGPNESEDFILAVKLQAEMCDFGEFKDMAIRDKLVCGISNKDLQQRLFDEEDLTLAKAENFIVNRKLAGARAKLISGDSTRVSVLNRLGKRDSRVVSRDRSRGKS; this is translated from the coding sequence ATGTCAAGTATGCCGTTGGTGAATCAAATAGAGCCGTTTATTCCCGGCACGATCCCGTTCGcgcagtttttggagcagttatATTGGGTGTTTGCGCATCATAAAGTGACAAGTCCGGAGGAGCAAAAAGTGTCGTTTTTGGCTACTTGTAGTAGAGAAGTGTATAGTGAACTGACGCTTCTTTTTCCCGGAAAAGATTTGAAAACCGTGTCGTTTAAAGAGATTACGGATGCTCTGAAGAAGCGATACGATAAGACGGAAAGCGATTTGATCCAGCGGTACAAGTTTTATCAACGTGTCCAAGGTCCGAATGAAAGTGAGGATTTTATTCTTGCTGTCAAGCTCCAGGCAGAAATGTGTGATTTCGGAGAGTTTAAGGACATGGCGATTCGTGATAAACTGGTTTGTGGTATCAGCAACAAGGATTTGCAGCAGCGTTTGTTTGATGAGGAGGATTTAACTCTGGCCAAAGCGGAGAATTTCATTGTGAACAGAAAGTTAGCAGGAGCAAGAGCTAAGTTGATCTCTGGTGATTCGACTCGTGTTAGCGTTTTGAACAGACTTGGGAAGCGTGACAGTCGTGTAGTTTCTCGAGATCGCTCACGAGGAAAGAGTTGA